One Mycolicibacter sp. MU0083 DNA window includes the following coding sequences:
- a CDS encoding SDR family NAD(P)-dependent oxidoreductase, whose amino-acid sequence MEIEGKGAIIVGGASGFGKATAELLAKRGAKVAILDRPQSKGAEVAAEIGGQFFEADVTDFAGIEQVINEAVGALGGLHIAVTTAGGTTAGGGIGERTIKRDGPHDLDAFRSTQDLNVVGTFNVSRLAAWHMSTNEPEDDERGVIINTSSIAAFEGQIGQIAYTASKAAIAGMCLTMARDLGGVGIRVLAIAPSLFATGLTQGIPDEFAAVLTKDAAFPKRLGRPEEYAKLAAAMVENPMLNGQCIRLDAGQRFAPK is encoded by the coding sequence GTGGAGATCGAAGGCAAGGGCGCGATCATCGTCGGTGGCGCATCGGGGTTCGGTAAGGCGACTGCAGAGTTGCTGGCCAAGCGCGGCGCCAAAGTCGCGATCCTGGACCGGCCGCAGTCCAAGGGCGCCGAGGTCGCCGCCGAGATCGGCGGCCAGTTCTTCGAAGCCGACGTCACCGACTTCGCCGGCATCGAGCAGGTGATCAACGAGGCCGTCGGCGCACTGGGCGGACTGCACATCGCGGTGACCACCGCCGGTGGGACCACCGCGGGCGGCGGCATCGGCGAACGAACCATCAAGCGCGACGGCCCGCACGACCTGGACGCGTTCCGGTCGACCCAGGACCTCAACGTCGTCGGGACCTTCAACGTCAGCCGCCTGGCGGCCTGGCACATGAGCACCAACGAGCCCGAGGACGACGAGCGCGGCGTCATCATCAATACGTCGTCGATCGCGGCGTTCGAGGGCCAGATCGGCCAGATCGCCTACACCGCATCCAAAGCCGCGATCGCCGGGATGTGCCTGACCATGGCCCGCGACCTCGGCGGCGTGGGCATCCGGGTGCTCGCGATTGCGCCCAGCCTGTTCGCCACCGGTCTGACCCAGGGCATCCCGGACGAGTTCGCCGCGGTGCTGACGAAAGATGCAGCGTTCCCCAAGCGGCTGGGCCGCCCGGAGGAGTACGCCAAGCTGGCCGCCGCCATGGTGGAGAACCCGATGCTCAACGGCCAGTGCATCCGCCTGGATGCCGGACAGCGCTTCGCGCCCAAGTAA
- a CDS encoding cytochrome P450: MTASHVNHSADLLADPVAYTDEPRLHATLTRLRSAAPVSLVNVPSYRPFWAITKHADILAIERANDVFINAPRPVLMRTEYEEQQAQIGVRTLIHADDPEHQAMRSIGANWFRPKAMRALQGRVDDLAKTYVDKMRAAGGHCDFARDIAVDYPLFVIMSLLGLPESDFPRMLKLTQELVGADDPEMQRSGTPEEQMYALLEMFEYFNALTASRRENPTDDLASAIANAKIDGEYMSDIDTVSYYVIVATAGHDTTSAAISGGMRALIEHPDQQQRLRDDPHLMPLAAEEMIRWTTPVKGFMRTATEDTSVRGVPIAAGESVLLSYVSANRDEDVFDEPFRFDVGRDPNQHLSFGHGVHFCMGAALARMEIRSLFAELLPRLDSVDFDGEPELIATTFVGGHKHLPLRYSLR; encoded by the coding sequence ATGACCGCCTCGCACGTGAACCACTCCGCTGATCTGCTCGCCGACCCGGTCGCCTACACCGACGAACCGCGACTGCACGCAACGCTGACCCGGTTGCGATCGGCCGCCCCGGTGTCGCTGGTGAATGTGCCGTCCTACCGGCCGTTCTGGGCGATCACCAAACACGCCGACATCCTGGCGATCGAACGCGCCAACGACGTCTTCATCAACGCCCCGCGCCCGGTGCTGATGCGGACCGAGTACGAGGAACAGCAGGCCCAGATCGGGGTGCGCACCCTGATCCACGCCGACGATCCCGAGCACCAGGCGATGCGATCCATCGGGGCCAACTGGTTCCGGCCGAAAGCGATGCGCGCGCTGCAGGGCCGGGTCGACGACCTCGCCAAAACCTATGTGGACAAGATGCGCGCGGCGGGCGGCCACTGCGACTTCGCCCGCGACATCGCGGTCGACTACCCGCTGTTCGTGATCATGTCGCTGCTCGGCCTGCCCGAATCGGACTTCCCGCGGATGCTCAAGCTCACCCAGGAACTCGTCGGCGCCGACGACCCCGAGATGCAGCGCAGCGGAACCCCCGAAGAACAGATGTATGCGCTGCTGGAGATGTTCGAGTACTTCAACGCGCTGACCGCATCACGCCGCGAGAATCCCACCGACGATCTGGCGTCGGCGATCGCCAACGCCAAAATCGACGGCGAATACATGTCGGACATCGACACGGTGTCCTACTACGTCATCGTCGCCACGGCGGGCCACGACACCACCAGTGCGGCCATCTCCGGCGGGATGCGCGCCCTGATCGAGCACCCCGACCAGCAACAGCGATTGCGCGACGATCCGCACCTGATGCCGCTGGCCGCGGAGGAGATGATCCGCTGGACCACCCCGGTCAAGGGATTCATGCGTACCGCCACCGAAGACACCTCGGTCCGTGGCGTGCCCATCGCCGCCGGCGAGTCGGTGCTGCTGTCCTATGTCTCGGCCAACCGGGACGAAGACGTCTTCGACGAACCCTTCCGATTCGACGTCGGCCGCGACCCCAACCAGCATCTGTCCTTCGGCCACGGCGTGCACTTCTGCATGGGGGCGGCGTTGGCGCGCATGGAGATCCGCAGCCTGTTCGCCGAACTGCTGCCGCGGCTGGATTCGGTGGACTTCGACGGCGAACCCGAACTGATCGCGACGACGTTCGTCGGCGGGCACAAGCATCTTCCGCTGCGGTATTCGCTGCGGTGA
- a CDS encoding nuclear transport factor 2 family protein, protein MSEATALAEIEAIKRLKSRYCRYLDAKDWTAWRALFTDDFVSDTASAGGKIITGADEFVAFTRRSLRDQATVHQVHAPDIELDSPTTAHGVWALEDVVRFGPGLNLRGYGHYTETYEKIDGAWLIKSSKLTRLREDVFNGLFAVYLSPRVRSAVGRVAGRLMK, encoded by the coding sequence ATGTCTGAGGCGACGGCATTGGCCGAGATCGAAGCGATCAAGCGCCTCAAGTCGCGCTACTGCCGATACCTGGACGCCAAGGACTGGACGGCCTGGCGGGCACTGTTCACCGACGACTTCGTCAGCGACACCGCGAGCGCAGGCGGCAAAATCATCACCGGCGCCGACGAATTCGTGGCCTTCACCCGCCGCAGCCTGCGCGATCAGGCCACCGTGCACCAGGTGCACGCCCCCGATATCGAGCTGGATTCGCCGACCACCGCACACGGGGTGTGGGCGCTCGAAGACGTGGTCCGCTTCGGCCCCGGGCTGAACCTGCGCGGTTACGGGCACTACACCGAGACCTACGAAAAGATCGACGGCGCCTGGCTTATCAAGTCCTCGAAGCTCACCCGGCTACGCGAAGACGTGTTCAACGGGCTGTTCGCGGTCTATCTTTCACCGCGGGTGCGATCCGCGGTGGGCAGAGTCGCCGGGCGGTTGATGAAGTGA